The genomic segment GACTGATATGAACCACCGCGTCTCGAAGGAGATCGTTCGTTTTGCCGTTCAGAACAAGGTTGATGTGATCGGGCTGGAGGATCTTACCGGGATCAGGGATCGGACAGAGACCTCCAAAAAGCAGAGGTACACCCATCACTCATGGGCGTTCTATGAACTCCAGTCCTTCATCGAGTACAAGGCGCGGGAGAAGGGTATATCGACGGTCTATGTCGATCCGGCCTATACCTCCCAGACCTGTCCTCGATGCAATCATATCAGTAAGAACAATCGGCACAAGAAATCGTTTGTCTGCGAATGCTGCGGACACTCGCTCCATGCCGACCTTATCGGTGCTCGGAACATCGAGTCCAGAGCACGCACCTACAGGTATACCCTGGAGGTGCAGGGGTGCAGTCAGCCACCCATACGAGAACTATCGACACGATAGAGTCTCAAGCCCAGGCCTTCAGGCCGGGGTAGTTGACAGGGGGCCGTGTACATTCCGGATCGAGTGTTTTTCATAGCATATCTTCATGATCGGATCGATCTCTCATCTTTGATCTCCGAGACTGTGGGCGAATCCTCCGCTTTTTTATAGTATTCGCCGGGAGTTTCACCCCCTGACACCCACACGCGATTGGTTCCGGGAAGAGTGAAGGTGGGAATCCCGGAGCAGGAGAGTACCATCCCCCTTTATTTCATGAGGTCCGGGGTGAAAACCCCCAAATCAGAGGGACAAGAACGTGATTTCTCCCTTGATCCCCCGTGAAATACTTTCGCGCGAGGTTTTCTAAAAAAACCAGTTGCCGGAGAGGTGATGTGGGTAGAGATCTGTCTGTCTCTACTGTATCCTTGGGGTTATTCACCCCGGTCTGATTGGCCCTCGTATTTTTCTGGATTTTCGTATCCCTGAGTTAATCCTCCCTGATTGATCAGTACCGAATCGAAAGATATAACTAAAACGGCGAAGTAATTGCTTCTGACGTACTTCCGTGGTACGTGTCACACCTATTGCACAGGTTCGAAGCACGGTATCGCTGTTTGAACAACTCAACTAAAATGAGGCGATATATTTGTCGAAAGTTGTAGAGATTTCCCCAACCACGAGGCACGAGGGCCACTCCAAACTCGTCCTGAAGGTAAATGACGAGGGTATCGTCGAGCGTGGTGACTGGCTTTCCATCACCCCGGTGAGGGGTGTCGAGAAGCTTGCCGTCGGCAAGACGATGGAGCAGGTGCCCAAGATTGCCTCCCGTGTGTGCGGTATCTGTCCGATCGCCCACACGCTTGCAGCGACTGAGGCCATGGAAGCATCCGTCGGGTGTTACATCCCTGAGGACGCTATGCTTCTGCGGTACATCCTTCAGTGCGCAAACAGGCTGCACTCGCACGCCCTGCATGACATCCTTGCCCTGCCCGACATGTACCTGCCGGGTACGGACACGAAGATCAACCCGTTCTCCCCTGAGGAACCGGTGCGGTCGGTCGCCCTCCGGATCCAGAGGCTCCGTGAGATCGGCCAGACCATCGGCGAGATCGTCGGCGGCGAGGCTGTTCATCCGTCGAACCCGCGTGTCGGCGGTATGTACAAGAACATCTCCCCGCGGGCGAAGCAGAAGGTCTATGACCTCGCGAAGGAGGGCCGGATGCTCGCCCACGAGCAGCAG from the Methanofollis sp. genome contains:
- a CDS encoding transposase yields the protein TDMNHRVSKEIVRFAVQNKVDVIGLEDLTGIRDRTETSKKQRYTHHSWAFYELQSFIEYKAREKGISTVYVDPAYTSQTCPRCNHISKNNRHKKSFVCECCGHSLHADLIGARNIESRARTYRYTLEVQGCSQPPIRELSTR